ACCGAGATCGAGCGCCTCGGCGGCAGCATCCGCTTCGAGCAGCAGGTCACCGACCTGCACATCGAGGCCGGCGCGCTGCGCGGCCTCACGCTGGCCAGCGGCGAGCAGATCGACTGCGAGCACCTCGTGCTGGCGCTGGGCCACAGTGCACGCGACACCTTCGAGATGTTGCAGCAGCGCGGCGTGTTCCTGGAGGCGAAGCCGTTCTCGGTGGGCTTCCGAGTCGAGCACCCGCAGGGCCTGATTGACCGCGCGCGCTTCGGCCCCCGAGCCGGCCACCCGCTCCTGGGCGCGGCCGACTACAAGCTCGTGCACCACGCGAAGAACGGCCGCAGCGTCTACAGCTTCTGCATGTGCCCGGGCGGCACCGTGGTGGCCGCGACCTCCGAGCCAGGCCGCGTGGTCACCAACGGCATGAGCCAGTACAGCCGTGCCGAACGCAACGCCAACGCCGGCATCGTGGTGGGCATCAACCCCGAAGACTACCGCCAGGCGCCCGGCCGCGGCCCCGTGAACCCGCTGGATGGCGTCGCATTCCAGCGCATTTGGGAGAGCCGCGCCTTCGAGTTGGGTGAGGGCGGCTACAAGGCCCCGGGGCAACTCTTGGGCGACTTCATCAAGCGCCAGCGCTCGCGCGTCCTGGGTGAGGTCGAGCCTTCGTACAGGCCGGGCGTCACGCTCACCGACCTAGGGGCGCAGGGCCTGCCCAGCCTGCCGGGCTACGTGCTCGATGCCATCCGCGAGGCGCTTCCGGCCTTCGAGCGCCAGATCGCCGGGTTCTCGCGGCCTGATGCTGTGCTGACGGGCGTGGAGACGCGCACCTCGTCGCCGCTGCGCATCCGGCGTGGGCCGGACTACCAGAGCGTCAACGTGCGCGGCCTGTATCCGGCCGGCGAGGGTGCCGGCTACGCGGGCGGCATCATGTCGGCCGGCGTGGATGGCATCGAAGTGGCCGAGGCGATGGGCCGCGCACTGCTGGGCGCCGAGGTACAGCCACCCGCAGGGGCTTGACGGGGGTCAAGGCCGATGCGCCGCGCCTGCCGCCCCGCCCCCCGACGACGTCGAACCTGTCCATGACAGCCAGCGCCTTGGGCCCGGCACCTTCACAATGCGGCGCTTTCGCCCGCGCACTGCATGCCATCGGCCTGGCCCTTCATCACCGACCCGTTCTTCTATGCGCTGGCCGTGCCGGCGGTCCTGATCACGGGGCTGTCCAAGAGCGGCTTCGCCAGCGGCTTCGGCTCGCTGGCCACGCCGATGCTGGCGCTGGCCGTGCCGGCGCCACAGGCCGCCGCGGTGATGCTGCCGCTGCTCATCGCGATGGATGCCACCGGCCTGCAGCAGCTGTGGCGCCACCGCGACCGTGCGCTGGTGCGTCGGCTCGTGCCCTGGGGCGTGGTCGGCATCGGCGTCGGCACGCTGATCTTTGGCGTGCTGAGCGACCGCGCCGTGGCCGGGCTGCTGGGCGCGATGACCTTGCTGTTCCTGGCGCAGCGGCTGCTGTGGCCGATCCAACGTCGGGGCGCGCAGGCACCGGCCTGGGCGGCGCCGCTGTGCAGTGCCACCTCGGGCTTCACCAGCTTCGTGGCGCATGCGGGTGGGCCGCCCCTGATGGCCTACGTGCTGCCGCTGAAGCTGGCGCCGGTGGTGGCGAGCGCAACGATGGCGGTGTACTTCGCGGTCATCAACCTGGCGAAGCTCGTGCCCTACGCGGCACTGGGCCTGATGGATCTGCGCAACCTGGCGACGTCGCTGCTGCTGTTGCCGCTGGCGCCGTTGGGGGTGTGGATGGGCGTGTGGCTCGTCAAGCGCACCGACCCGACCTGGTTCTACCGCCTGGCCTATGTGGGCATGGCCGTGGCGGGCCTGAAGCTGCTGTGGGACGGCATCGGCGGCTGAAGCCCGCCGCTAGGAGCGTGGGCGGCAGAAATCCAGCCCCGCGTTGGGCCGACTTCGGGGCCCAGGCCAGGCGCCGCGCGCAGCCCGGGCTGTGCGCCCGGGCCAGCGTGGCAACGCCGCATGGGCCCCGAAATCGGCCCAACCCGAGGGGCCGGGGCGGCCAAAGCCGCTGGCGGGTGTTGCGCCGCTGGCGCGGGCGTCAAGCCCGCGCTGCGCGACGCGCCTACGCCAGTGGCTTTGGCCGCCCCGGCGCGGGGCTGGATTTCTGCCGCCCACACTCCTAGCATCGCCGGCATGGACACCGCCGCCGACACCTTCACCCAGGTCATTCTCGAAACCGGGCCCGACGGGCGCGCGCGCTTTGTCGAACGCCGGGTGCCGCTCACCGAGGGCACGTCGATGTCGCGCCTGAGCGCCGTCATGCCCAGCGGCGGCCTGCAGCTGCGGCGAAGCCCTGCCGGGTTTGCCAGCAGCATGCACTGCACCACACGCCCGCAGTGGCTCTTCGTGCTGGAGGGCCGCATGGAAATCGGCCTGCCCGACGGCAGCATGCGTGTGTTCGGCCCCGGCCAGCACTTCTACTCGGCCGACACGCTGCCACCGGGCGCGGTGTTCGACCCCGCCGTGCACGGCCACTGCAGCCGCGCGCTCGACGATGCGCCGCTGGTGACGGCCTTCGTGCGCAGCTAGTCAGTACAGCGTGCGGGCCTGCCGTGCCGGCAGCTCGGCGTCGTAGGCGGCGCCGTCGATGCGCTGGCCGCTCAGCGCTTGGAGGATGGCACCGGGCGAGGGCAGGGCACCCGGTGCCACGTGCCGGGAGGCGTCCCAGAGCGCCGAGCGCTGGATGGCCCTCGCGCACTGGAAGAACACCGAGCTCACGCGCACCACCAGCACGCTGTGCGCCGGCTTGTCGCCTTCGGCCAGCGCTGCGCACAGGGCCGGCGATGCGCTGATGCGCGCGGTGCCGTTCACGCGCAGCGCCTCGCCGCGCCCGGGCACCAGGAACAGCAGCGCCACGCGCGGATCGCGCGCGATGTTGCGCAGGCTGTCGATGCGCTGGTTGCCGCGGCGATCGGGCAGCAGCAGCGTGTGCGCGTCGGCCACGCGCACGAAGCCGGGGCCGTCGCCGCGTGGCGAGGTGTCCAGGCCCGCCTCACCCACGGTGGCCAGCACCGCAAACGGGGAGGCCTCGATGTAGGGCCGGTACAGCGGGTGAACGTGATCGGCCACCTTGGCCAGCGAGGTGTCGCCGGGGCCGGTGGCGTAGACGCGCCGAAGCGCCGCCTCGTCGGCCAGGTCGTGCGCGGTGTCGGCGGCCAGGCTCAGCAGCCCGGTGGCGTCCATCGCCGCGCTGGGGGCCACCGACGACCGATCCATCAGCCGATCCGGCCGAGCAGCAGATACTCCATCAGCGCCTTCTGCACGTGCATGCGGTTCTCGGCCTCGTCCCAGACCACGCTCTGCGGGCCGTCGATCACCTCGGCGGTGACTTCCTCGCCGCGGTGCGCCGGCAGGCAGTGCATGAAGAGCGCGTCGGGCTGCGCCACGGCCATCATCTCCTCGTCGACGCACCAGTCGACGAAGGCCTTGCGGCGCTCTTCGTTCTCGGCCTCGTAGCCCATGCTCGTCCACACGTCGGTGGTGACGAGGTGCGCGCCCTCGCAGGCCTGCATCGGGTGGTTGAAGACCTTGAAGCAGCCGGTGTCGCGGATGCCGGCCACGGCGGGGTCGACCTCGTAGCCGCTGGGCGTGCTCACGTGCACCGTGAAGCCCAGGGTCTCGGCCGCCTGCAGCCAGGTGTTGGCCATGTTGTTGCCGTCGCCCACCCAGGCCACCACCTTGCCTTCGATCGAGCCGCGGTGCTCGATGTAGGTGAAGATGTCGGCCAGGATCTGGCACGGGTGGTACTCGTTGGTGAGCCCGTTGATCACCGGCACGCGGGAGTGCGCCGCGAAGCGCTCGATCTTGCTCTGTTCGTAGGTGCGGATCATCACCAGGTCGACCATGCGGCTGATCACGCGCGCGCTGTCTTCCACCGGCTCGGCGCGGCCGAGCTGGCTGTCGCCCGTCGTCAGGTGCACGACCGAGCCACCCATCTGGTACATGCCGGCCTCGAAGCTGACGCGCGTGCGCGTGCTGGCCTTCTCGAAGATCATGGCCAGCGTGCGGTCGACCAGCGGCACGTAGCGCTCGTAGTTCTTGAAGCGCGTCTTGATGATGCGGGCGCGCTCCAGCAGGTAGGCGTACTCCTCGGTGCGGAGATCCTTGAACTGCAGGTAGTGGCGGATCAGCGAGGCGCCGGGCTTCATCGGCGCCTTCATCCGTGGGCGAGGAAGTCGCGCACCAGCGGCACCAGGATGGCGGCGACCTGACGTGCCTCGTCGGCGGTCATGATGAGCGGCGGCACGAGGCGGATGACGCTGTCGGCGGTGACGCTGATCATCAGCCCGGCCTCGGCGGCGCGGCCGAGCAGCACGCCACAGGGGCGGTCGAGCTCCAGGCCGATCATCAGACCGGCGCCGCGCAGGTCCTTCACGGTGCCGGAGGCGATCTCGGCGGCCAGGCCCTGGCGAAGCGCGCCCGTGAGCACCTCGCCCACGGCGGCGGCGTTGGCCAGGATGCCGTCCTCCTCCATGATGCGCAGCGTCTCCACGCCGGCGCGCATGGCCAGCGGGTTGCCGCCGAAGGTGGTGCCGTGGTTGCCCGGCCCGAGCACGTTCAGCGCCTTGGGGCCCACGACGATGGCGCCCACCGGCACGCCCGAACCCAGGCCCTTGGCCAGCGGCATCACGTCGGGCTGGATGCCGGCCCACTGGTGGGCGAACCACTTGCCGGTGCGGCCGATGCCGCATTGCACCTCGTCGAGCATCAGCAGCCAGCCGCGCTCGTCGCAGATGCGGCGCAGGCCCTGCAGATGCTCCCAGCGCGCGGGGTTGATCCCACCCTCGCCCTGGATGGTCTCGAGGAACACGGCCACCACGTTGGGGTTCGTCGCGGCCGCCTGCTCGACGGCCGCGAGGTCGTTCAGCGGCACACGCACGAAGCCCTCGACCAGGGGCTCGAAACCCTTCTGGATCTTCGGGTTGCCGGTGGCCGACAGCGTGGCGATGCTGCGCCCGTGGAAAGCCCGCTCATAGACGATGACCTCGGGTCGCGCGATGCCCCGGTCGTGCCCGTACTTGCGTGCGATCTTCAGCGCGCCCTCGTTGGCCTCGAGGCCCGAGTTGCAGAAGAAGGCCGCGCTCAAGCCCGACAGCTCGCACAGCTTGGCGGCGAGCTGCTCCTGCAGCGGGATCTGGTAGTAATTGCAGCAGTGGATCAGGCGCGCGACCTGGTCCTGCAGAGCCGGCACCAGCTTGGGGTGGGCGTGACCCAGCGTGTTGACGGCGATGCCGCCCAGGGCGTCGAGGTAGCGCTTGCCCTCGGTGTCCCAGACCCAGCAGCCTCGGCCGTGCGACAACGCCATCGGCAGGCGGCCGTAGGTGTTCATCACATGCGGCATGGGCCGGGTGACCGCGGGCTCGGGGGCGTTCATCGCGTGGCGCTCCTGGGTGAGTGAGCGCCCGATTCTAGGCGGCGGCCCCGCGGTACCGCGGCGCGCAACCATGCCGATGTTGCATCGCAGCAGGCAAGGCACAATGCGGGCCTGCAGCCGGCGGCCCCGACGGCCTGCGCGGTTCGCGATGACTTTCCAGAAGCCCCGTCAGTTCCACATCCACGGCATCACGCTTGAGGGGCGCACCTTCCGCCCCAGCGACTGGGCCGAGCGCCTGGCCGGCGCAATGAGCAGCTTCCGCCCCGGCGGTGGCGGGGGCGGCATCGGTGCCTACATCGGCTACTCGCCCTATTGCGTGCCGCAGGTGGTGAGCGGCGTGAAATGCGTGCTGGTGAACGAGGCGCTGCGCGACATCGAGCCCATGGCCTGGGAGTTCGTCATGAACTTCGCCCGCGACAACCAGCTGCGGGTCAGCGAGCTCGAGCCGACCTGAGCGGCGTGAGGGCAACAAAAAAGGGCCCGCGCAGGGCCCTTTCGGAGGAGAGGCGACGGCCTCAGGCGGCCAACGCGAGCGCCTTGACCTTGGCGGCCAGACGGCTCTTCAGGCGCGCGGCCTTGTTCTTGTGGAAAACGCCCTTGTCGGCCACCGAATCGATCACGCTCTGCGCAAGCTTGAAGCTGTCACCGGCCTTGGCCTTGTCACCACCCAGCACGGCCTTCTGCACGTTCTTGACCACCGTGCGGAAATGTGAACGCAGCGAGGTGTTGGCGGCGTTGATCTTGACATCCTGCCGCACGCGCTTGCGGCCCGAGGCGATGCGGACGGTCTTCTTCTTGGCTTTGGACGAGGTGGCCATGAACACTGTTTGAAATGACGGGGTTGGCGGGATGCAAAGACCGTCGAGTGTAGCACGGCCCCGGGGAGGCGTCCAGGACGGTGGGCAGGCGTGTCTATACTGCGGCGTTTGACTTCTTGACCCTGGTGAACCTCCTCCGGGCCGCCTCCACCGTCTCGCTGCTGACCCTGCTGTCGCGGGTGTCGGGGCTCGTGCGGGAGCAGTTGATGGCCGCCACCTTCGGCGCCGGCGCCGTGACGGACGCGTTCAACGTCGCGTTTCGCATTCCCAACCTGTTCCGGCGCCTGTTTGCCGAGGGCGCCTTTTCGCAGGCCTTCGTGCCCATCCTGGCCGCCACGCGCGAGCGCGATGGCGACGCCGCCACTCGCACGCTGCTCGACGCCGTGGCCACGGTGTTGGCCTGGGCGCTTCTGGCCACGTGCGCGCTGGGCGTGATCGGCGCGCCCTTGCTGGTGTGGCTGATGGGTTCCGGCCTTGAACGTTTCGACACGGCCGTGGTGCTGACGCGCTGGATGTTCCCTTACATCGGCTTCATGTCGCTGGTGGCGCTGGCAGCCGGCGTGCTGAACACCTGGAAGCGCTTCGCCGTGCCTGCGGCCACGCCGGTGCTGCTGAACCTCAGCGTGATCGGCGCCGCCTGGTGGGGCGCGCCCTGGTTCGAGCGTCAGGGCATCGAGCCCGTCTACGCCCTGGCCGGAGGCGTCATGCTCGGCGGCGTGCTGCAGCTCGGCGCCATGCTCTGGGCGCTCACGCGCCTGGGCATGCTGCCGCGCCTGGCGGGTAGGCCCTCGGGCATCGCGGCGGCTTGGCGTCACCCTGGCGTGCGCCAGGTGCTGCGGCAGATGGCACCGGCACTTCTGGGGGTGTCCGTGGCGCAGATCTCGCTGCTCATCAACACGCAGATCGCGACGCATGTGGCCGTGGGCGCCGTCTCCTGGCTGACCTACGCCGATCGGCTGATGGAGTTCCCGACGGGGCTTCTCGGTGTGGCACTGGGTGTCGTGCTGTTGCCGCAGCTGACCGCGGCGCAGGCCCGCGACGACCGCCTCGCCTTTTCGGCCATGCTCGATTGGGGACTGCGCCTCGTGCTGCTGTTGACGGTGCCCTGCGCACTGGCGCTTCTGCTGTTTCCGCAGGCCTTGGTGGCGGTGCTGTACCACTACGGCCGCTTCGACGCCGAAGACGTTCACATGACCGTACAGGCCCTGCAGGGTTACGGCGCAGGCCTGCTGGGCATCGTCGCGATCAAGGTGCTGGCGCCTGCCTTCTACGCGCGGCAGGACATCCGCACCCCCGTCAAGATCGCCATCGGCGTGCTGATCGCCACGCAGCTGTTGAACTTGGTGCTGGTGCCCTGGCTGGGCCATGCCGGGCTGGCACTGTCCATCGGCCTGGGTGCCTGGATCAACGCGGCGCTGTTGCTGGCTGGACTGCTGCGCCGAGGCGCCTTCCAGCCGCAGCCGGGCTGGCGCCGTTTCGCGCTCCAGGTGCTGGTGGCCAACGTGGTGCTGGGTGCCGCCCTGGCCTGGGCCGCGGGTGCGGTGGACTGGATCGGGTTGCAGGCGCAGTGGGCTCAGCGTGCCGGTGCCGTGGCGGCGGTGCTGGGTGGCGTGACGATGTTGTACGGCGCGACGCTGCTGCTGCTGGGACTGCGCCCGCGGGACTTCCTGCGCCGGGCCTGACCTACACTGGCCCGACCCCCGTTCGCCCCATGCAGCTGCCCCTCGCCCACGACGTCACGCCGCTGGCGTACTTCGCCTCATTGGTGGCCAGCGACGAGGACTTTCCGCTGCTGGAGGCGGCCGTCTCGCTGGCCCAGGATGACGACCCGGGCCTCGACGTCCAGGGTGTGTTGGCCGAGGTCGACGGCTTGGCGCAGCGCGTGAAGGCCCGCCTGCCCGCCGACGCGGCGCCACTGCAGCGCCTGCGGCTGCTCAACCGCTGCTTCTTCGACGAGCTGGGCTTCGGCGGCAACGTCAACGACTATCACGATCGCCGCAACAGCCTGATTCCCGCCGTGCTGGCCACTCGCCGCGGCATTCCCATCTCGCTGGCCGTGCTGTACCAGGAGATCGGCGCGCAGGCGGGGCTCAAGGTGCGCGGCATCTCTTTCCCCGGACACTTCCTCGTCAAGGTTTCGCTGCCGCCCGGCGAGGTGATCGTCGATCCCTTCAGCGGCCATTCGCTCTCACGCGACGAACTTGAACAACGTCTGGCGCCGTTCCGCCGCCGACTGGGCGATCACGAGATGCCCCTGGGACTGTTTCTCGTGGCTGCGGCGCCGCGCGACATCGTCGCGCGCATGCTTCGCAACCTGAAAGAAATCCACCACGCCCACGCCGACTGGCGGCGGCTGGAGCGCGTGCTGGCTCGCCTGGTGATCCTCCTTCCTCAGGATTGGGCCGAGCGCCGCGATCACGCGCTGGCGCTGGCCGAGCTCGGTGCCCGCCGCGAGGCCGCGGCGGCACTGTCCATCTATCTCCACCAATGCCCCGACGCCGACGACGCGGCCGCGCTGGCGCGCCACCTGGCGGCTTGGCAGGCGGCGTCCTGATGTCCTCATGAAGCAGATTCCCCTGGCCATCGGGCCTTCGTCGCGGCCCTCATTCGACAACTTCGTGCCTGGCGTCAATGCCGCGGCTGTGCAGCACCTGGCCTCGCTGTCGTGGCCCGCGGCCCCGGTCTACCTCTGGGGCCCCGCGGCCAGCGGCAAGACGCACCTGATGCAGGCCCTTGCGGCCCGCTGCCTGGCCACGGGGCAGACAGCGGCTTGGTTCGACGCTGCCGACCCCGAGCCCTGGACGCTGCAGCCGCACTGGGCGCTGGTGGTGGTGGACCGTTGCGAGCAACTGGAGCCGGCTGCGCAGCACGCCGCGTTCGCGCTGTTCGAGGCCGCTTCGGCCCAGGGCGTGCAATGGCTGGCCGCCGGTCGCCTGCCCCCGGTCGACCTGGCGCTGCGCGACGATTTGCGCACGCGTTTGGGCTGGGGCCACGTGTTCTCGTTGGAGCCGCTGGACGACGCCGCGACCCGCTCGGCACTCCGGCGCGAGGCCGACCACCGAGGCATCTTCCTGCCTGACGACGTGATGGACTATCTGCTGGCGCGACTGCCGCGCGACCTTGGCCACCTGATGGGGGCGCTGGACCGGCTGGACGGGTTCGGCCTTGCCATGGGCCGGCGTGTCACCTTGCCGCTGGTTCGGCAGATGCTGGCGGAAGAAGGCGTGCCGGAGGCTGGGGGATGACGACACCCGCGCTCGCGCTGTTCGATCTCGACGGCACGCTGCTGCCGCGCGACAGCGACCACGCCTTCGGCGAGTACCTCGTGCAGCGCGGATGGGTATCGGACGACACCTTCCGCCGCGCCAATGACCGCTTCTACGCCGACTACCTCGAGGGCCGGCTCGACATGGCGGCTTATGTCGACTTCGCCACCTCGGCATGGCGCGCGCGGCCCATGGCTGAACAGCAGCGTGTGCTCGACGAGTTCGTCTGCGACGTGGTCAAGCCGATGCTGCATCCAGCAGCGCTTGAGTTGGTGAACCGCCACCGCGACGCCGGCGAACGCCTGGCGCTGGTGACGGCCACCAACGAATTTGTCACGCGGCCGATCGCTGCCCTTTTCGGCTTCGACACACTGATCGCCACCGAACTGGAACGTGACTCTGACGGCCGCGTGACCGGCCGCGTCGCGGGCACGCCCGCGTTCCGAGAGGGCAAGATCGTGCGCGTGCAGGCTTGGCTTGCCGGCCTGGGCACCACGCTCGCCGCCGCGCCACGCTGCACCTTCTACAGCGATTCCACGAACGACCTGCCGCTGCTGGAGGCTGCCAGCCACCCGGTGGCCACCAACCCGGGCGCCAGCCTGGCGCGCATCGCAGCCGAGCGCGGCTGGCCCGTCATCCACCTTTTCACATGATCAAGAAGTTCATCCAGCGACTCTTTGGCCAGGGCGACGCGCCCGCGGCGGCGCCGGCAGCGACCCCGGCCGCGCCGGTCATCCCACTGGGCGCGCGTGTCGAGATTGCCGCCGCCGAGCACCGCATCGACCCCAAGCTGCTCGACGCCAACGCCGTGCGCGTGGTGCGCACGCTGAAGGACGCCGGCTACGAGGCCTACATCGTGGGCGGCGCGGTGCGCGACCTGCTGGTGGGCCTGCGCCCCAAGGACTTCGACGTCGCCACCGACGCCACGCCCGAGCAGGTAAAGGCGCTGTTCCGCCGCGCCTTCATCATCGGCCGGCGCTTCCGCCTCGTGCACGTGGTCTTCGGCCGCGGCCGCGAGCACGAGACCATCGAGGTGAGCACCTTCCGCGCCTACCTCGACGCCACGGCGGCCGAGCAGGTGGCGGGCAACGAGAAGACCGCCAAGACGCAGATCGCCGACAAGCAGCACGTTGTCGACGCCGAGGGCCGCGTGTTGCGCGACAACGTCTGGGGCCCGCAGATCGAAGACGCCGCGCGGCGCGACTTCACGATCAACGCCATGTACTTCGACGCGGTGACGCAGACCGTTGTCGACTACCACGGCGGCCTGGCCGACGCGCGCGGCCGCGTGCTGCGCATGATCGGCGACCCGGCCACGCGTTACCGCGAAGATCCAGTGCGCATCCTGCGCGTGGTGCGCTTCGCGGCCAAGCTGGGTTTCGGCCTCGACAAGGCCACCGAGTCGCCGGTGCGCGGCATGGTGCCGCTGTTGGCCAACGTGCCGATCTCGCGCCTGTTCGACGAGATGATCAAGCTGCTGCAGACTGGCCACGCGTTGGCGAGCCTGGAGCAGATGAAGCGTTTCGGACTGGTGGGCGGCGGCACGCCGATCTTCCCGGTGCTGGAGGCGGCGTTGTCGGGCAGCAGCGCGGCGCGCGAGACCTTCGTGCGGCTGGCGCTTGAAGACACCGACCGCCGCGTGGCCGAGGGGAGGGCGGTGGCGCCGAGCTTCCTTCTGGCCTGCCTGCTGTGGCATGACGTGAAGGATCGCTGGACGGCGCTCATGGCCCAGGGCGAGACCCCCTTCCCGGCGCTGCAGCAGGCCGTGGACGCGGTGTTCGATGCCCGCATCGGCGACATCTCCGGCCGCGGCAAGCTGGCGGCCGACATGCGCGAGATCTGGCTGATGCAGCCACGCTTCGATCGCCGCACGCCCAGCGGCGCGGCGGGTCTGGTCGCGCAGCCGCGCTTCCGCGCCGGCTACGACTTCCTGCGCCTGCGTGCCGACGCGCGGGAGGCCAGCAGCGAACTCGCCGACTGGTGGGAGGACTTCCACCTTGGCAACGAAGACGAGCGCGAGGCGCTGCTGGCCGACGCGAAGCCCGCCGGCGGCCCGCCGCGTGGGCGCCGTGTCGCGGCGGCGCCGGTGTCCTCCTCCGGGGGCGCGAGCAGTGACGACGAGGCCGAGGACGACGCCCCCGAGCACGGCGCCGGCGCGGGTGCCGAGGGTGAGGCCGAGGCGCCCCGCAAGCGCCGCCGCCGGCGCCGCCGCGGCCCGCGGCCGGATGGCGGCGGGGGTGCCGGGGGCCCGCCAGCTGCGGGATGAACCTGGAACGGGTGTTCGTCGGCCTGGGCGCCAACCTCGGCGACGCGGCAGCCACGGTGCGGCTGGCTTTCGACGAGCTGGCCGCACTGCCGGGTACGCAGGTGATCGCGCGTTCGTCGCTGTACCGCAGCGCGCCGATCGACGCCGGGGGCCCGGACTTCGTCAACGCCGTGGCCGAGCTGCGCACCATGCTCGAGCCCGCGGCGCTGCTGCAGGAGCTGCAAGCCATCGAGGCGCTCCATGACCGCCAGCGCCCCTACCGCCATGCGCCGCGCACGCTCGATCTTGACCTGCTGCTTGTCGGCGACCGGGTCATCGACACCCCCAGCCTGAGCGTGCCGCACCCGCGCCTGCACCTGCGCGCCTTCGTGCTCGAGCCCTTGCTCGAGCTGGCTCCAGCGCTGTCGCACCCGGCGCTGGGCGGGCTGTCCGGCTGGCGCGCCGCAACGGCGGGGCAGGCCATCGAGCCGCTGACCCGCAGCCCACCCGGGGCTCAGCCGTAGCTTGTGAAGGCGGGCGCGCCGACGCGCAGTTGCGACTCGAAGAAGCGCTGGCCGCTGTAGGCGATGGTGCCCATGAGGATGCCGCCGCCCAACAGCATCGCAAGGATCGCCCCGATCACCGGTCCCCAGCCGGTGCCGGTGCCCGCGCGGCCCGGGTTGTGGCGCTCGTCCCAGCGCTCGTCGGGCGTCAGTGCCCACACGATGGCCGTGAGCATGGCGGCCGAGATGCTCAGCCCCAAAAGCGGCAGCAGCAGCCACGACAGGCGGTCGTCCTGGCCCAAGGTGAGGTGCCTGTGCAGGCCGATGATGCCCAGCGCCGTGGGCAGCGGCTGCAACCAGCCCCAGACATCGCCGAAGCCGCGCACATATAGGCGATGCAGGCCCAGCGTGCCGAAGAGCACCGCCAGCCAGACCGCGAGCGTCTTGCTGCGATACGGGGCCGTGGCGGAAGAGGCGGCCTGGAGCGGAGTCATGGCGGAGGACGTTGGGAAACGGGCAAGTCGAAAGAGTCGGCACGCAGTCTATAATGCGCGGTTTCCGACGCTGGCCCCGGCACCCCATTTCCGCCGGGCGTATCTACGGTGTCGGCCACCGCTGATGGCCTGCCCGGCCGTGTCCACGGGCCCCGGTCATCGCTCTGCAGCAGATTCGAGGTTTCCGATGGTCGTGATCCGACTGGCCCGTGGCGGCGCCAAGAAGCGCCCGTTCTACAACATCGTCGTCGCTGATTCGCGCGAGCGCCGCGACGGCCGCTTCATCGAGCGCGTCGGGTTCTACAACCCGATGGCCGCCGGCAGCGAGCAGCCGCTGCGGGTGGCGTTGGACCGCGTGACGCACTGGACGGGCGTGGGCGCGCAGATGTCGCCCACCGTGGCCCGCCTGGTCGGCCAGGCCGCCAAGGCCCACGCCTGACGGGCGTTCCCTCCGCGGCCGTGCACGCTGCCCTGGGCCCAGCCGAGGCGCTGCCGGCCGACGCGGTCGAGGTCGGCCGCGTGCTCGGGGCTTGGGGGCTGAAGGGCGGCATCAAGGTGCTGCCTTTCGCTGCCGACGCCGAGGCCCTCTTCTCCACCAAGCGCTGGTACCTCGCGCCGGTCGAGCCTCCGCGGCCCGGCGGCTTGGCCCACCCGGTGCTGCTGCGCATAGTCCAGGCGCGCGAGCAGGGCGACGGCATCGTCGCCACGGTGCAGGACCTCGAGGAC
This is a stretch of genomic DNA from Ideonella sp. WA131b. It encodes these proteins:
- the folK gene encoding 2-amino-4-hydroxy-6-hydroxymethyldihydropteridine diphosphokinase, which encodes MNLERVFVGLGANLGDAAATVRLAFDELAALPGTQVIARSSLYRSAPIDAGGPDFVNAVAELRTMLEPAALLQELQAIEALHDRQRPYRHAPRTLDLDLLLVGDRVIDTPSLSVPHPRLHLRAFVLEPLLELAPALSHPALGGLSGWRAATAGQAIEPLTRSPPGAQP
- a CDS encoding HAD family hydrolase: MTTPALALFDLDGTLLPRDSDHAFGEYLVQRGWVSDDTFRRANDRFYADYLEGRLDMAAYVDFATSAWRARPMAEQQRVLDEFVCDVVKPMLHPAALELVNRHRDAGERLALVTATNEFVTRPIAALFGFDTLIATELERDSDGRVTGRVAGTPAFREGKIVRVQAWLAGLGTTLAAAPRCTFYSDSTNDLPLLEAASHPVATNPGASLARIAAERGWPVIHLFT
- the rpsP gene encoding 30S ribosomal protein S16, with the protein product MVVIRLARGGAKKRPFYNIVVADSRERRDGRFIERVGFYNPMAAGSEQPLRVALDRVTHWTGVGAQMSPTVARLVGQAAKAHA
- the hda gene encoding DnaA regulatory inactivator Hda, translating into MKQIPLAIGPSSRPSFDNFVPGVNAAAVQHLASLSWPAAPVYLWGPAASGKTHLMQALAARCLATGQTAAWFDAADPEPWTLQPHWALVVVDRCEQLEPAAQHAAFALFEAASAQGVQWLAAGRLPPVDLALRDDLRTRLGWGHVFSLEPLDDAATRSALRREADHRGIFLPDDVMDYLLARLPRDLGHLMGALDRLDGFGLAMGRRVTLPLVRQMLAEEGVPEAGG
- a CDS encoding tetratricopeptide repeat protein; this translates as MQLPLAHDVTPLAYFASLVASDEDFPLLEAAVSLAQDDDPGLDVQGVLAEVDGLAQRVKARLPADAAPLQRLRLLNRCFFDELGFGGNVNDYHDRRNSLIPAVLATRRGIPISLAVLYQEIGAQAGLKVRGISFPGHFLVKVSLPPGEVIVDPFSGHSLSRDELEQRLAPFRRRLGDHEMPLGLFLVAAAPRDIVARMLRNLKEIHHAHADWRRLERVLARLVILLPQDWAERRDHALALAELGARREAAAALSIYLHQCPDADDAAALARHLAAWQAAS
- the pcnB gene encoding polynucleotide adenylyltransferase PcnB, translated to MIKKFIQRLFGQGDAPAAAPAATPAAPVIPLGARVEIAAAEHRIDPKLLDANAVRVVRTLKDAGYEAYIVGGAVRDLLVGLRPKDFDVATDATPEQVKALFRRAFIIGRRFRLVHVVFGRGREHETIEVSTFRAYLDATAAEQVAGNEKTAKTQIADKQHVVDAEGRVLRDNVWGPQIEDAARRDFTINAMYFDAVTQTVVDYHGGLADARGRVLRMIGDPATRYREDPVRILRVVRFAAKLGFGLDKATESPVRGMVPLLANVPISRLFDEMIKLLQTGHALASLEQMKRFGLVGGGTPIFPVLEAALSGSSAARETFVRLALEDTDRRVAEGRAVAPSFLLACLLWHDVKDRWTALMAQGETPFPALQQAVDAVFDARIGDISGRGKLAADMREIWLMQPRFDRRTPSGAAGLVAQPRFRAGYDFLRLRADAREASSELADWWEDFHLGNEDEREALLADAKPAGGPPRGRRVAAAPVSSSGGASSDDEAEDDAPEHGAGAGAEGEAEAPRKRRRRRRRGPRPDGGGGAGGPPAAG